One region of Cellvibrio zantedeschiae genomic DNA includes:
- a CDS encoding Gfo/Idh/MocA family protein, with protein MTTPRIRYAMVGGGRGAFIGAVHRIAARMDDRYELVAGALSSNPENAKASAADLHIAADRAYTSFEEMLRVEKTRADGIQAVVIVTPNHMHFPVAKAALEAGINVICDKPVTRTLEEALELQQIAAKSTAYFALTHNYSAYPLVRYARELVGKGVLGKIRVVQVEYPQEWLTVAAAADNKQASWRTNPALTGTGCLGDIGTHAFQLAQFISQQKVEAVCSDVMSCVDGRQVDDNIHVLLRFNGGARGMLWASQVAPGCENGLRIRVYGEKASIEWAQETPNELWFAELNKPRQRVTRRGDIGSDIAARGMRTPGGHPEGYLEAFANLYNDIADILIAHEAGERHYLQDWVPSIDTGVEGMKFIQAVINSSLADGSWKSL; from the coding sequence ATGACTACTCCAAGAATTCGTTATGCAATGGTTGGTGGTGGGCGCGGTGCTTTTATCGGTGCCGTACACCGTATCGCTGCGCGTATGGACGACCGCTATGAATTGGTTGCTGGTGCACTCTCATCCAATCCAGAAAACGCAAAAGCATCTGCGGCAGATTTACATATTGCTGCAGATCGCGCTTATACATCCTTTGAAGAAATGTTGCGTGTGGAAAAAACGCGCGCAGATGGTATTCAGGCTGTTGTGATTGTGACTCCAAACCACATGCACTTCCCCGTTGCAAAAGCGGCCTTGGAAGCTGGCATCAATGTGATTTGTGATAAGCCTGTTACGCGCACATTAGAAGAAGCTTTGGAGCTGCAACAAATCGCCGCAAAAAGCACTGCTTATTTTGCATTGACTCACAATTACAGTGCTTATCCGCTTGTACGCTATGCGCGTGAATTGGTTGGTAAAGGTGTGCTTGGAAAAATTCGTGTAGTGCAAGTGGAGTACCCACAAGAGTGGCTCACAGTTGCCGCTGCTGCGGATAACAAGCAAGCATCATGGCGCACTAATCCTGCGTTGACAGGAACTGGTTGTCTTGGTGATATTGGCACTCACGCATTTCAACTTGCGCAGTTTATTTCGCAACAAAAAGTGGAAGCTGTTTGCTCAGATGTAATGAGTTGTGTCGACGGACGCCAAGTGGACGACAATATTCATGTGCTCTTACGTTTTAACGGCGGTGCACGCGGTATGTTATGGGCGAGCCAGGTTGCTCCCGGCTGCGAAAATGGTTTGCGTATTCGCGTCTATGGCGAGAAAGCCAGCATTGAGTGGGCGCAAGAAACTCCCAATGAATTATGGTTCGCTGAGCTGAATAAGCCCCGTCAGCGCGTGACTCGCCGTGGCGATATTGGCAGTGACATTGCGGCGCGTGGTATGCGTACTCCGGGCGGCCATCCAGAAGGTTACCTGGAAGCCTTCGCCAACTTGTATAACGACATCGCCGATATTTTAATTGCGCATGAAGCGGGCGAGCGTCATTATCTGCAAGACTGGGTGCCCAGTATTGATACTGGCGTTGAAGGTATGAAGTTTATTCAGGCGGTGATTAATTCATCATTGGCTGATGGTAGTTGGAAATCGCTGTAA